A window of Phenylobacterium sp. NIBR 498073 genomic DNA:
AATATGCGGGAGCCGGCGGGCGAAAGCCCTCTCGAGCAGGCCGTGAAACGGCTGGACCGGGCGATCTCTCAACTCGAGCAACGCCTTGCGGGCGGGGCCGGGCAGGGGGGCGGGGACCTGTTCGACCAAGGCGGCGGCCGGCTGGTGGCCGAGCTTGAAAAGGCCAAGGTGCGCGAGCGCGAGCTGGAGGAAGCCGGCGCCGAAGCCTCTGCGGCCCTGGGTCGCGCCATCGCCGAGATCAAGGCGGCGCTGGCCGGCGAACCTGCGCAAGAGACCGAGGAGGCGTAGAGGCCATGGCTCAGGTCAACATCACCGTCAACGGCCGCCCCTATGCGGTCGGCTGCGAGGACGGCCAGGAACACCACCTGCTGGAGCTGGCCCGGCTGTTCGACCGCCAGGTGCGCCAGGTGTCCGAGGACATGGGCCAGCTGGGCGAGACGCGGCTGTTCCTGATGGGCGCCCTGCTGCTGGCCGACGAACTTTCCGACCTGCGAGGCCGTCTCTCGGTGGTGCAGGCCGAACTCGCCCGCTTCCAGTCCGACCAGGCCCGGGTGGAGACCCGCGCCGTCGGCGCCCTGGAAAACGCCGCCAAGCGCATCGAAAAGCTGGCGCAGGGATAGTGAGTGTCATCCCGGTTTGCGAAGCAAGACCGGGACCCATGAACACCTGATCTCTCGGGAGAGTCCCAACCCAGCCCATTCCGCAATACGGCGCGAATGGGTCCCGGTCCTCGGCTGGGCCGAAACCGGGATGACAGCTTTTGGCGGTCCGCCCCGCTTGTTCCCGACGCCCCGCCGCCCTACCTTGGGTCCCGGCGGGTCATGCTGTGGCTCTCGTCGAAGGCAATCTATCCCAGAGACCTTAATTTCTTCGAAGGGATCTGTCCCTGCCTGGTCCCGTGGGGCCAGGCACTACGGAGCCCACCTGGTTAGCCAGGTCCGAGGGGATAAAACCGACCTTCACGGCTCTCGCGGCGCCGCCACCCTTCGCGCTAAGCTCGCGCGGTGAACCTTCCTCCTGACAAAACGAAACTTCGAAGCGTGCTGCGCAAGCGCCGGCGGGCCCTCGATGCGGCGCGGCCGGACGCCGCCCAGGCCGCCGCCGCGGCCTTGCCGCTCGACGCGCTGCCGGCCTTCGAGTGGTTCGCCAGCTACCATGCGGTGGGCTCCGAGCTCGATCCGGCCCCGCTGGCCGCGCGGCTGGTCAACGCCGGCGGCCGCCTGGCCCTGCCGGTGACGATGGCGGCCGACGCGCCGCTGATCTTCCGGGCCTGGCGGGCGGGCGATGCGCCGCAGACCGACGCCTTCGGCGTGCCGACGCCGCCGCCCGAGGCGCCGCAGGTGACGCCGAGCCTGGTGATCTGCCCGCTGCTGGCCTTCGACAAGGCCGGCGGTCGTCTGGGCCAGGGCGGCGGGCACTACGACCGCACCCTGGCGGCGTTGCGGGCGCGTGGTCCGGTGTTCGTGCTGGGCCTGGCCTATGCCGGCCAGGAGGTCGAGGCCCTGGTCATGGAGCCGCACGACCAAAGGCTGGACGCCATCCTCACGGAAAACGGGTATACGGAGGTCCGAAAGGACTAATTCCGCATGCGCTTTGCTTTCTTCGGGGACGTGGTCGGCCGGGCCGGCCGCGAGGGCCTCGCCGATCACCTGCCGCACCTGCGCCGCGCGCTGGGGCTCGAGTTCGTGATCATCAACGCCGAGAACGCGGCGGCCGGCTTCGGGATCACCGAGAGCACCGCGCGCGAACTGTTCGACGCCGGCGCCGACTGCCTGACCCTGGGCAACCACTCCTGGGACCAGAAGGAAGCGCTGACCTACATCGTGCGCGAACCGCGGCTGATCCGGCCGCTGAACTATCCGGTGCTGGCCGACGCGCCGGGCCGCGGCGCCAATCTGTTCGAGACGCGGGAAGGCAAGCGGATCGTAGTGATCAACCTGCTCGGCCGGGTGCACATGGATTCGCTCGACGACCCGTTCGCCGCCGTCGACCGCGAGCTGGACAAGGCCCCGCTGGGCATGGTCGCCGACGCTGTGGTGGTCGACATGCACGCCGAGGCGACCAGCGAGAAGATGGCCATGGGCCACTTCTGCGACGGCCGCGCCAGCCTGGTGGTGGGCACCCACACCCACGTGCCGACCGCCGACTGCCAGATCCTGCCGGGCGGCACCGCCTACCAGACCGACGCCGGCGCCTGCGCCGACTATGACAGCGTCATCGGCAACCAGAAGGAAGAGCCGCTGCGCCGGTTCACCACCCGCATCTCCGGAGGCCGCTACAAGCCTGCCGAGGGACCGGCGACGGTCTGCGGCGTGTTCGTCGAGACCGACGACTCCAGCGGCCTTGCGCGGCGGGTCGAGCCGATCCGCATCGGCGGCCGGCTCAGCCAGCAGGTGCCGCAGGTGGACCTGGCGAGCGCCTAGCGCGCCAGGCGCGGGCGCAGGGCGTCGAGCGTCAGCTTGCCGTCCTGGTCGGCGTCGAGGATCTCCAAACGCCGGCGGGCGGCCTTGGCCCATTCCTCGCTGCTGACCCGCTGGTTGAGGTCGGCGTCGGCGCCGCGCACCGGCTGGGCCTCGTTGATCAGCGAGAACCGAGCCGCCCCGACCCGCGGCTCGCGCTTGTCGGTCCGGCGCACGAGCGGACGCTTGCCGGGCGGGCCGCCGGGACCGAGGTCCATACGGGTGATCTCGGGCGCGATCTTGGTCTCGTAGGCGCTGTTCTCCGGGCCGTCGACCTGGCCGTCGTCGTCGGCGTCCAGCACCTTGAAGAAGCGCATGGCGTCGTCGCGGAACTCGGCCAGTGTCAGCGTCCCGTCCTTGTCGGCGTCGGCCGCGGCGAACCAGTCGGCCAGGCCGTCCTGCCCGCGGAACGGCTCGCCCGACGGGCTGAGGAACAGGCGCACGTGCTCGCCGGGACCGGCCGGGCCTCCCTGCGGCGGACCCGGCTGGGCGAGAGCAGGCGTGGCGGCGAGCAGCGCGGCGGCGATGGCGATACGAAGCATGAGAAACCCTTGCGCGCCCGTCCCGGCGCCGGGCGGTCTAGCTGGACCGGCGGTGCGGCCAAAGCGGGGCGCGCTTGTAACCGGCCTGAAACTCAGGGGAGCTCAGGGGGTCTTGCGGTCGCGCGCGGCGACGCTGATCCCGCCGCTCCCCCAGTTCTCGTGCGGCACCTCATCGATCACCACGAAGGTCGAGGCCGGGTTCTTGTTCAGCACCTTGACCAGCAGGTCGGTCGTCCCGGCGATCAGTTCGGCCTTCTGTTCTTCGGTGGCGCCGGCGGTGATGCGGATGTTGACGTAGGGCATGGGGGCTCCTGGCGGGTTGCAGGCCAGACTTAGGCCCGGCCCGTGCGATTGCAAAGCTGCGCGCCCGGCCCCATCGTCAGTTGCGAAACGCCACGGAGCTTCCCGATGACCCGCTTTATCGCCCGCGTGATCTTCGCCGCGCTGGGCCTCGCGCTCGCCGCCTATCTGCTCAAGGGGGTGGGTTACGACAGCTTCGTCGACCTGCTGTTGGCGGCAGTGCTGCTGGGGGTGCTGAACGCTGTGGTGCGGCCGATCCTGTTCATCCTCACCCTGCCGCTGACCATCGTCACCCTGGGGCTGTTCCTGCTGGTGCTGAACGCGGCGATGATCGGGCTGGTGGCCTGGATGCTGCCCGGCTTCTGGGTGCACGGCTTCTGGTCCGGCGTCGCCGCGGCGATCATCACCGGCCTGGCCAGCTGGGCCGGCGGCGTGGTGATCGGGGACGCAAAGCGGTAGCGGCAAAGAAAAAGGGCGGAGCCTCGCGGCCCCGCCCTTCGTCATTTCGAAGCTAAGCTTGGACTTAGAAGTCCATGCCGCCCATGCCGCCCATGTCCGGCATGCCGCCGGCAGGAGCGTTCTTCTTCGGGGCTTCGACGATCGCCGCTTCCGTGGTGATCAGCAGGCCCGACACCGAGGCGGCGTCCTGCAGAGCGGTGCGGACGACCTTGGCCGGGTCGATGACGCCGTCGGCGACCAGGTCGACATACTGCTCGGTCTGAGCGTTGAAGCCGAAGGTCGGCGAGTTGTTCTCGAGGATCTTGCCCACGACGATCGAGCCTTCGACCCCGGCGTTCTCCGAGATCTGACGGATCGGCGCCTGCAGGGCGCGACGCACGATGGCGACGCCGGCGTCCTGATCGGCGTTGTCGCCCTTCAGGCCGTCGAGGACCTTGGAGGCCTTCAGCAGCGCCACGCCGCCGCCGGGCACGATGCCTTCTTCCACGGCCGCGCGGGTCGCGTTGAGGGCGTCGTCGACGCGGTCCTTCTTTTCCTTCACTTCGACTTCAGTCGCGCCGCCGACGCGGATGACCGCAACGCCGCCGGCCAGCTTGGCCAGACGCTCTTGCAGCTTTTCCTTGTCGTAGTCCGAGGTGGTCTCTTCGATCTGACGCTTGATCTGGCCGATGCGGCCTTCGATCGCGTCCTTCGCGCCGACGCCGTCCACGATGGTGGTGTCGTCCTTGGTGATCTGGACCTTCTTGGCGCGGCCGAGCATGTCGAGGGTGACGTTCTCGAGCTTGATGCCCAGGTCTTCGCTGATCAGCTCGCCGCCCGTCAGGATGGCGATGTCTTCCAGCATGGCCTTGCGGCGATCGCCGAAGCCCGGAGCCTTGACGGCCGCGACCTTCAGGCCGCCGCGCAGCTTGTTGACCACCAGGGTGGCCAGGGCTTCGCCTTCGACGTCTTCAGCGATGATCAGCAGCGGACGGCCCGACTGCACCACGGCTTCCAGCACCGGCAGCAGCGGCTGCAGCGAGGAGACCTTCTTTTCGAAGAGCAGGATCAGCGGCTCTTCCAGCTCGACTTCCATCTTGTCGGCGTTGGTGATGAAGTACGGCGACAGGTAGCCGCGGTCGAACTGCATCCCCTCGACGACGTCGAGTTCGGTTTCCAGGCTCTTGGCTTCTTCGACGGTGATGACGCCTTCGTTGCCGACCTTGGCCATGGCCTTGGCGATCATTTCACCGACTTCCAGGTCGCCGTTGGCCGAGATGGTGCCGACCTGAGCGATTTCCGAGTTGGTGGTGACCTTCTTGGAGGTCGACTTGATCTCCTCGATGACCTTGGCGACCGCCTTGTCGACGCCGCGCTTCAGGTCCATCGGGTTCATGCCGGCCGCGACCGACTTCAGGCCTTCGACGACGATGGCTTGCGCCAGGACGGTGGCGGTGGTGGTGCCGTCGCCGGCCTTGTCGTTGGTCTTCGAGGCGACTTCGCGGATCAGCTGGGCGCCGAGGTTCTCGAAGCGGTCAGCCAGTTCGATTTCCTTGGCGACCGAGACGCCGTCCTTGGTCGAGCGCGGGGCGCCGAACGACTTTTCGATGACGACGTTGCGGCCCTTGGGGCCGAGGGTCACCTTCACCGCGTTGGCGAGGGTGTTGACGCCGCGCAGCATGCGGTCACGAGCGTCGGAGGAGAAATAGACGTCTTTGGCGGCCATTTTTCTCGTCTTTCAATAGAAGTGGATGGGGAGGAAGGACGAAGGAGGGGTGGTTACTCGACCACGCCCAGGACGTCGCTTTCCTTCATGATCAGCAGGTCCTTGCCGTCGATCTTGACCTCGGTGCCCGACCACTTGCCGAACAGGATGCGGTCGCCGGCCTTCACGTCGAGCGGCTGAAGCTTGCCGTTGTCGTCACGGGCGCCAGGGCCGACGGCGACGACTTCGCCTTCCTGCGGCTTTTCCTTGGCGGTGTCGGGGATGATGATCCCGCCCTTGGTCTTTTCTTCTTCCTCGACGCGCTTCACGAGGACGCGGTCTCCCAGAGGACGAAACGCCATATCTTATGTCTCCGTTCGGGACGGTTGAATGCCTGTCGGTCAGCCTCCGGGTGCGGCCGTTAGCAGCCGCGACCCCTGAGTGCTAACGCAGGGCGGAGGTAGGGAACGCTCCGAAGGGAGTCAAGCACGGCGCACGACGGTTTTTGATTCCGCTTGGTTACCGGCACGCGCCGCAGATAGGGTCGGACCCGAGGGAACACCAGGAGAAGTAACACCACCATGCGCCGCATTTTCGCGCTCGCCGGCCTCTGCGCCTTGGCCGCCGCCACCACCGCCCAGGCCGAGGCCTGGACCCCCTACGCCAAGACCGCCAACGGGCTCGAATGGTCCTATGACGCCGATTATTCATACCGCGACACCCTGACGGGCCGCGTGGTCGTGATGCAGGCGGTCGGCAAGCCGGGCGCCGAACCGCGCATGGGGCCGTCCGGCCCTGGCAAGGCCGACGGGGTCGGCTTCGTCACCGCCGTCGACTGCAGCGGCAAGTCGATGATCAGCCTCGGCGGCTATTCGCCGAAGAAGCCGCTGGAGCTGTCGGCGACCTGGCGCACCGCCACCCCCGGCGCGGCCAAGAGCGCCGAGGACAAGGCGCTGGTCGAGGCGGTCTGCAAGAACACCTCGGGCCTGGCCGCGAAATAGCCGGCGAACCGGCGGGGCTGCTGACAGGTTTGCGTCAGTCCCGCCGCTAAGGCTGGCGGTTGACGATCGGAGGACACGCCATGCTCGACCACATCGGATTGACCGTCAGCGACTTCGCCCGGGCGCGGGCCTTCTACGACGCCGCGCTCGCGCCGTTGGGCGTGGCCATGGTGATGGAGGTGACGCCCGAGCAGACCGGCGGCTCCAGCCATCTCGGCTATGGTTCGGACGGCAGGCCCTATTTCTGGATCGGCGACGCCGGCGCGACGACCGGCGCCCTGCACGTCGCCTTCACCGCGCCCGACCGCGCCACGGTCGACGCCTTCTATGCGGCCGCCCTGGCCGCCGGCGGGCGCGACAACGGCGCGCCGGGCCTGCGCGAGCACTATCACCCGACCTATTACGGGGCCTTCGTGCTCGATCCCGACGGACACAACATCGAAGCCGTCTGCCACCAGGGCTGAGCGGCCCGCGAGAAAATGTCGGGATTGCGGCTGGCGATACCGACCGGTCGCTCCCATGTCACCATCATGAACCTGCTCCTCAAGCTTGCGCCTGCGCTGGTCATCCTGGGCTTGGCTGCGGCCCTGGTGCTGCTGAGCCTGCCCGCGCCGCTCTACGCCTGAGGCGGCGGCGCGGAGGCGCCGGCTTTCTCCGATCCGTGATTTCGGACTGAGCCCTTGCGCAGCAGGGGTTCTCGGCCTCGCGATGGCGCACGTCCAATGCTGGACGCTGTAAAATTAAAACGCTTGTTTGATTTTGCGGGAATATGGGCCAAAACTACCGCCAACCAAGATCGCAGCAGGAGAGACCCAGATGACCGAGGCCGCTAAGCAGGCCAGCTTCACGCTGAACGTGCAGGACGAACTGAACGACCTGCGCATGTCGGACAAGGCGCTGCCGCTCTACAATCAGGTCAAGCAATTCATCAAGGACGTGGTCCAGCCCATGTCCGAGGAATTCCATCGCCTCGGCGAGGGCAAGACCGACATCTGGAGCTACGCGCCCGGCCAGCTGGAAGTGCTGGAAGCGGCCAAGGACAAGGCCAAGGCCGCCGGCCTGTGGAACTTCTTCCTGCCGGACGCCCACACCGGTGAAGGCCTGTCGAACCTCGACTACGCCTACATCGCCGTCGAACTCGGCAAGAACCCGATGGCGTCGGAGACGATGAACTGCGCCGCCCCGGACACCGGCAACATGGAAGTGCTGGAGCGCGTCGGCACGCCGGAACAGAAGGAAAAGTGGCTGAAGCCGCTGCTGAACGGCGAGATCCGCTCGGCCTTCGCGATGACCGAGGTCAACGCCGCTTCGTCCGACGCCAAGAACATCAACACCCGCGCCACCCTGGTCGGCGACGAGTACGTGATCAACGGCGAGAAGCACTACATCTCGGGCGCCGGCGACCCGCGCTGCAAGATCATGATCACCATGGTCCAGACCAGCCCGGACGGCCCGCCCCACCTGCGCCAGTCGCAGATCCTGGTGCCGACCGACGCGCCCGGCGTGAAGATCCTCGGCCCGATGAACGTGTTCGGCGATCCGGACGCCCCGCACGGCCACATGCACATCGTGTTCGACAACGTGCGCGTGCCGGCCTCGAACATGCTGCTCGGTGAAGGCCGCGGCTTCGAGATCAGCCAGCTGCGCCTGGGCCCGGGCCGTATCCACCACTGCATGCGCGCCATCGGCCAGGCCGAGAAGGCCCTCGACCTGCTGGTCACCCGCGGTCTGACCCGCGAGGCGTTCGGCAAGCCGATCATCCAGCTGGGCGGCAACATCGAAATCGTCAGCCGCGCCCGCATCGAGATCGAGGCCATGCGCCTGATGGTGCTCAAGGCCGCCAAGGCCATGGACATCCTGCCGCGCGACGAAGCCCGGATCTGGATCCACATGGTCAAGGCCATGGTGCCCGAGCGGGTCTGCACGATCATCGACCAGGCGATCCAGATGCACGGCGCCCTGGGCGTCAGCCAAAAGACCCCGCTGGCCCGGATGTACACCTCGACCCGCACCCTGCGCCTGGCCGACGGCCCGGACGAGGTGCACCACATGGTCGTGGGCCGCAACGAGGTCCGCCAGTACCGCGAGATGCCGCACGATCCGTCGACCGCCGCGGTGTTCCGCAACTAGGCGTCGGCTGACACAGCTGCACAGGATCAGGCCCCGGCGCGTCCGGGGCCTTTTTCTTTGCCCGGCCGCCATCGACCGGCGCGGTCGGCCGGGCCTAGGCTCAGACCATGAGCTTTCGCATCAAACGGCTGAGCGCCGACGAAACCCTCCGCGCCGCCTCGGCCCTCGGGGCGGTGCTGAAGGACTGCGTGGACGGCGGGGCTTCGGTCTCGTTCATGGCGGGCCTGACCCTCGACGAGGCGACTGCGTTCTGGGCGCGCGCGGCCGCGGCCCAGGCCGGCGACGGCCGCGCGGTGCTGGCGGCTGAGGACGACGAGGGTCTGT
This region includes:
- a CDS encoding cell division protein ZapA encodes the protein MAQVNITVNGRPYAVGCEDGQEHHLLELARLFDRQVRQVSEDMGQLGETRLFLMGALLLADELSDLRGRLSVVQAELARFQSDQARVETRAVGALENAAKRIEKLAQG
- the groL gene encoding chaperonin GroEL (60 kDa chaperone family; promotes refolding of misfolded polypeptides especially under stressful conditions; forms two stacked rings of heptamers to form a barrel-shaped 14mer; ends can be capped by GroES; misfolded proteins enter the barrel where they are refolded when GroES binds); protein product: MAAKDVYFSSDARDRMLRGVNTLANAVKVTLGPKGRNVVIEKSFGAPRSTKDGVSVAKEIELADRFENLGAQLIREVASKTNDKAGDGTTTATVLAQAIVVEGLKSVAAGMNPMDLKRGVDKAVAKVIEEIKSTSKKVTTNSEIAQVGTISANGDLEVGEMIAKAMAKVGNEGVITVEEAKSLETELDVVEGMQFDRGYLSPYFITNADKMEVELEEPLILLFEKKVSSLQPLLPVLEAVVQSGRPLLIIAEDVEGEALATLVVNKLRGGLKVAAVKAPGFGDRRKAMLEDIAILTGGELISEDLGIKLENVTLDMLGRAKKVQITKDDTTIVDGVGAKDAIEGRIGQIKRQIEETTSDYDKEKLQERLAKLAGGVAVIRVGGATEVEVKEKKDRVDDALNATRAAVEEGIVPGGGVALLKASKVLDGLKGDNADQDAGVAIVRRALQAPIRQISENAGVEGSIVVGKILENNSPTFGFNAQTEQYVDLVADGVIDPAKVVRTALQDAASVSGLLITTEAAIVEAPKKNAPAGGMPDMGGMGGMDF
- a CDS encoding TIGR00282 family metallophosphoesterase gives rise to the protein MRFAFFGDVVGRAGREGLADHLPHLRRALGLEFVIINAENAAAGFGITESTARELFDAGADCLTLGNHSWDQKEALTYIVREPRLIRPLNYPVLADAPGRGANLFETREGKRIVVINLLGRVHMDSLDDPFAAVDRELDKAPLGMVADAVVVDMHAEATSEKMAMGHFCDGRASLVVGTHTHVPTADCQILPGGTAYQTDAGACADYDSVIGNQKEEPLRRFTTRISGGRYKPAEGPATVCGVFVETDDSSGLARRVEPIRIGGRLSQQVPQVDLASA
- a CDS encoding 5-formyltetrahydrofolate cyclo-ligase: MNLPPDKTKLRSVLRKRRRALDAARPDAAQAAAAALPLDALPAFEWFASYHAVGSELDPAPLAARLVNAGGRLALPVTMAADAPLIFRAWRAGDAPQTDAFGVPTPPPEAPQVTPSLVICPLLAFDKAGGRLGQGGGHYDRTLAALRARGPVFVLGLAYAGQEVEALVMEPHDQRLDAILTENGYTEVRKD
- a CDS encoding phage holin family protein; the protein is MTRFIARVIFAALGLALAAYLLKGVGYDSFVDLLLAAVLLGVLNAVVRPILFILTLPLTIVTLGLFLLVLNAAMIGLVAWMLPGFWVHGFWSGVAAAIITGLASWAGGVVIGDAKR
- a CDS encoding 4-oxalocrotonate tautomerase family protein — protein: MPYVNIRITAGATEEQKAELIAGTTDLLVKVLNKNPASTFVVIDEVPHENWGSGGISVAARDRKTP
- a CDS encoding VOC family protein; translated protein: MLDHIGLTVSDFARARAFYDAALAPLGVAMVMEVTPEQTGGSSHLGYGSDGRPYFWIGDAGATTGALHVAFTAPDRATVDAFYAAALAAGGRDNGAPGLREHYHPTYYGAFVLDPDGHNIEAVCHQG
- the groES gene encoding co-chaperone GroES, with product MAFRPLGDRVLVKRVEEEEKTKGGIIIPDTAKEKPQEGEVVAVGPGARDDNGKLQPLDVKAGDRILFGKWSGTEVKIDGKDLLIMKESDVLGVVE
- a CDS encoding acyl-CoA dehydrogenase family protein; translated protein: MTEAAKQASFTLNVQDELNDLRMSDKALPLYNQVKQFIKDVVQPMSEEFHRLGEGKTDIWSYAPGQLEVLEAAKDKAKAAGLWNFFLPDAHTGEGLSNLDYAYIAVELGKNPMASETMNCAAPDTGNMEVLERVGTPEQKEKWLKPLLNGEIRSAFAMTEVNAASSDAKNINTRATLVGDEYVINGEKHYISGAGDPRCKIMITMVQTSPDGPPHLRQSQILVPTDAPGVKILGPMNVFGDPDAPHGHMHIVFDNVRVPASNMLLGEGRGFEISQLRLGPGRIHHCMRAIGQAEKALDLLVTRGLTREAFGKPIIQLGGNIEIVSRARIEIEAMRLMVLKAAKAMDILPRDEARIWIHMVKAMVPERVCTIIDQAIQMHGALGVSQKTPLARMYTSTRTLRLADGPDEVHHMVVGRNEVRQYREMPHDPSTAAVFRN